Genomic segment of Acidobacteriota bacterium:
TCACCGGCATCACCAACGGCATCCACAGCCCGACCTGGATCGGCAATGAGGTGCGGGAGCTCTTCCAGCGGCATCTGGGGAGCCACTGGCAGGAGCTGCTCTTGGTGCCGGAGGCTTGGGAGCGGCTGTACTCCGTGGACGATGCCGAGGTGTGGAAAGCGCATCAGCTGCAGAAGGAGCGCCTGGGCCGCTTCACCCGATCCCGGCTGCGGGAGCAATTCGCCCGCCACGGCCACTCGCCGGACGAGCTGCGGGCGGTGGACAACCTCTTCGATCCCAAGGTGCTGACCATCGGCTTCGCCCGCCGCTTCGCCACCTACAAGCGCGCCAATCTCATCTTCAGTGACCTCGAGCATCTACGCCGGCTGGTGGCGGACCAAGACCGGCCACTGCAGATCCTCTTCGCCGGCAAGGCCCATCCGGCGGACAAGCCGGGACAGGAGCTGATCCAGCGCATTTTCGAGCTCAGCCGCACCGACAAGCTGCTGGGCCGGGTCTTCTTCATCGAGAATTACGACATGCGAGTGGGGGCCATGTTGGTGCAGGGAGTGGACGTGTGGCTGAACAACCCGCGGCGGCCGCTGGAAGCCAGCGGCACCAGCGGTCAGAAGGCCTCCCTCAACGGTGCCCTCAATTTCAGCGTGCTGGACGGCTGGTGGCCGGAGGGCTACGACGGTCAGAACGGCTGGTCCATCGGCTCGGAGGAGACCTACGAGTCGGAGCAGGAACAGGATCGGGCGGATGTGGAGAGCTTCTACCGTACCCTGGAAGAAGAGATCGCGCCGCTCTACTACGACCGTGATCACCGCGGCATTTCCGTCGGGTGGGTGCAGCGCATGAAGCGCGCCATCGCCACCGTGTCGCCGGTCTTCTCCAGCGACCGCATGGTGCGGGACTACGTCGAAGAGGCTTATCTGCCGCGGCAGCGCTAGCTGGCGGAGAGCTTGAGGCCGAAAGCGCGGGGGCTCAGCTGCCCCCGGCCTTCCACTCGCTGATCTGGGTGCGCAAGTATTCCATGTCGCTGCGCGCCTCTCCGGAGGTTTCGAGGTCCGTGGTGCCGTATTCCAGAGCTCGCACCGCCGCCTGCACCGCTTCCGGATAGCGTCCGGTACGGGCCAGCAGGCGCGCCTTCAGCGACCAGGTCCAGTACACCTGGCTCTCCTGCGCCGCTCGGGCGGCGAGGTCCAGGGCCTGGTCCGGGTTGATCCCTTCTTTGTAGAAATAATACGCCCAGCTCCAGGCCAGGCGGGTGTCGTTGGGGCGGCGGCTGGTCTGTCGCCGCGCCTCCTCCCGCGCCAGCCGCGAGGTGTCGAAACGTACCTCGAAGGGCACTGCCAGCCCGGCCCAGCGAAGCTCGAGACTCACCGTGTCCGCCGTCACTTCAGGGACGACGAAGGTCAGGCGCTCGTCCGGCGGTACCTTCCGGGGCTCTGCCGAGACCCGCAACACGTCCTGCTGCGGCCGGTATTCAAAGGAGCCCCATTGATCGGTGTTGCGGTTGAGGATGAGGGTCCAGCGTCGCTTTCCCGGGATGGTGAAGAGGGCGTAGGTG
This window contains:
- a CDS encoding DUF2911 domain-containing protein, producing MSSQSSMILSPSPPRGGRRWPWTLLTLSLAALCLTPLPATAGSGGPPRISPEASISQRVGVSEVKLRYSRPATRGRTVWGELVPWDQVWRTGANEATTLTLSHAGTFQGEKVEAGTYALFTIPGKRRWTLILNRNTDQWGSFEYRPQQDVLRVSAEPRKVPPDERLTFVVPEVTADTVSLELRWAGLAVPFEVRFDTSRLAREEARRQTSRRPNDTRLAWSWAYYFYKEGINPDQALDLAARAAQESQVYWTWSLKARLLARTGRYPEAVQAAVRALEYGTTDLETSGEARSDMEYLRTQISEWKAGGS